In one Rutidosis leptorrhynchoides isolate AG116_Rl617_1_P2 chromosome 8, CSIRO_AGI_Rlap_v1, whole genome shotgun sequence genomic region, the following are encoded:
- the LOC139864285 gene encoding uncharacterized protein → MDPWWNSAVEQQAQDRIHRIGAGRPRGVRGGCRVATLGRIRVGSWNIGTLTGKRIELVDTFRKSNVDIVCVQETRWKGEEAIEIEDYKLWYSGSRIARNGVGIFLGKLHIDNVVDVGRFSDRIMSVSLIIKEETFTVISAYAPHAGLGDAEKKSFWELLDEVVRGCPADHRLIIGGDLNGHIGAETEGYEGAHGGFGFGPRNEEGRSILEFAIAHELVVANSFFKKRDAQLATSIAGIVAPRLTFCFFVKGNVGPVGTVRSFQL, encoded by the exons ATGGACCCGTGGTGGAATTCGGCTGTGGAGCAGCAAGCACAAGATAGAATCCACCGAATAG GGGCGGGTAGGCCTAGAGGGGTTAGAGGTGGTTGTAGGGTAGCCACCCTTGGTAGGATTAGAGTGGGTAGCTGGAATATAGGAACCTTGACTGGTAAGAGGATTGAGCTCGTTGATACCTTTCGTAAGAGTAATGTAGACATTGTGTGtgttcaagagactagatggaagggtgAAGAGGCGATAGAGATTGAGGACTATAAGTTGTGGTACTCGGGTTCTAGGATAGCACGGAACGGGGTAGGTATCTTTTTAGGTAAACTACATATAGATAACGTCGTTGACGTGGGCAGgtttagcgataggattatgtcggttagttTAATTATCAAGGAGGAGACTTTCACGGTCATTAGTGCATACGCACCTCATGCGGGTTTAGGTGATGCCGAAAAGAAGAGTTTCTGGGAATTGTTAGATGAGGTGGTGAGGGGGTGCCCAGCGGACCATCGACTGATTATAGGTGGCGATCTGAATGGACATATAGGAGCGGAGACAGAAGGTTATGAGGGAGCCCATGGGGGCTTTGGGTTTGGTCCTAGAAATGAAGAGGGGCGCTCAATTCTTGAGTTTGCCATTGCCCACGAGTTGGTGGTAGCAAACTCTTTCTTCAAGAAGAGGGATGCTCAGTTAGCCACTTCCATAGCGGGGATCGTAGCACCCAGATTGACTTTTTGCTTCTTCGTAAAGGGGAACGTAGGACCTGTAGGGACTGTAAGGTCCTTCCAGCTTTGA
- the LOC139864286 gene encoding uncharacterized protein encodes MYLVTKGRVGRRARVVQPRILWKNLYGTNAETFRANVVERLSVEGDNVAPTEADQLWNRMASTIRDVAKETLGMATGTSRAHKSRRESWWLSDDVQTKVALKQARFRELITLGEGIAKARERRSRDLGNIKYIKDVAGQSIVREDLIRKRWEDYFASLFGRGRPERNGESHEVREFQNNCFCTMINEEEVRLALRKMGRNKAVGPDQIPIEAWKCLGGDGSYYEALGKSDGDEAPTRDKGFREPIRFHARSLVDGSDSHS; translated from the exons ATGTACCTAGTCACTAAGGGAAGAGTTGGCAGGAGGGCTAGGGTTGTACAACCTAGAATCCTTTGGAAGAACCTCTATGGAACGAATGCGGAGACTTTTAGAGCGAATGTTGTTGAGAGATTGAGTGTAGAAGGGGATAACGTTGCCCCTACAGAAGCAGACCAGTTATGGAATCGCATGGCGTCCACTATCAGAGATGTGGCAAAAGAGACCTTAGGAATGGCTACAGGGACATCGAGAGCCCATAAGAGTAGAAGAGAGTCGTGGTGGCTTAGTGACGATGTCCAAACGAAAGTCGCTTTAAAGCAGgcgaggtttagggagctcattactCTTGGAGAAGG gatagccaaagctagggagcgaagaAGCAGGGACTTAGGTAACATCAAATATATCAAGGATGTAGCGGGTCAAAGTATAGTAAGAGAAGATcttattaggaaaagatgggaagatTATTTTGCATCTCTTTTCGGTAGGGGAAGACCAGAGCGGAACGGTGAATCCCACGAGGTTCGGGAGTTTCAAAACAACTGTTTCTGCACGATGATTAACGAGGAGGAAGTTAGATTGgccctacgaaagatggggagaaacaaagcagtaggaccgGATCAAATTCCGATTGAGGCGTGGAAGTGCCTAGGAGGCGATGGG tcatactatgaagctttgggaaagAGTGATGGAGACGAGGCTCCGACCcgagacaaaggtttcagagaaccaattcggttTCATGCCAGGTCGCTCGTCGATGGAAGCGATTCACATagttag
- the LOC139864287 gene encoding B3 domain-containing protein At2g32645-like — MELFAAAREKELFEKINEKNKLKRRPRGMSSVEENYWNKRLRNLINRKEAVPLVYNDVTRRLKEFIVNEMNGSEINVLIQKHIIESDTRSYVNRLNIPMNQVLTHDFLTEDEKRYLDMHKEIEVQLVGPNLQMYEESMDFKVWSMSSSKNYVLKRCWFDFWEKNKVDLQEGELIQVWSFRIENRQLCFAIACVNKPVTNMKVEN, encoded by the coding sequence ATGGAATTATTTGCAGCAGCTAGAGAGAAAGagttatttgaaaaaattaatgaaAAAAATAAACTAAAGAGACGTCCAAGAGGTATGTCATCCGTAGAAGAAAATTATTGGAACAAAAGGTTAAGAAACTTAATTAATCGTAAAGAAGCTGTCCCATTGGTTTACAACGACGTTACGAGGCGGTTGAAGGAGTTTATCGTGAACGAGATGAATGGTTCAGAGATTAATGTTTTGATTCAGAAACATATTATTGAATCCGATACAAGAAGTTATGTAAACCGGTTGAATATTCCGATGAATCAAGTGCTGACGCACGACTTTTTGACTGAAGATGAGAAACGTTATCTTGATATGCATAAGGAGATAGAGGTTCAATTGGTGGGCCCGAATTTACAGATGTATGAGGAATCGATGGATTTTAAGGTGTGGAGTATGTCAAGTAGTAAGAATTATGTGTTGAAAAGGTGTTGGTTTGATTTTTGGGAGAAGAATAAGGTTGATTTACAGGAAGGTGAATTGATTCAAGTGTGGTCGTTTCGTATTGAAAATCGACAACTGTGTTTTGCGATTGCTTGTGTGAATAAACCGGTGACGAATATGAAGGTGGAGAATTAA
- the LOC139861295 gene encoding uncharacterized protein isoform X1 → MASFLKSFKKPNRSLSIIHPINKRHTYFLSSLCHKTNPPLSSPKSPPVAKKVPFKITTHGVSREDPYHWMSNTHDPDFISYIQSENNYTEAFMADTHNLQRTLFTEMINRIPDKISTPPEVWGPWLYYQYIPEKKEYPVLCRKLAVTSSNWVKHMINNATRGFVSEEILLDWNEIADEYGYVHVGSCRISPDHRFLAYTIDVTGDERFILQVKNLERGTIIPTLRVEDVVSLAWAQDSCTLFYTVCDQSQRPYRVQYITFGSNPVSDVIVYTEKDSSFCVDITSTKDGKFISVNSNSRTSSEVYVIDANNPKDGLRKIHDCVSGVQLFLEHHKGLFYILTNAPLACEKELLVGKYYLARCCVDDVQSTSWQKLIVPTDDASIQDMDVFDEHLVLYINRKDSSIICSIKMPIQSNNEMNKEIDDLDPWYFPMPSNPCNIVPGSNHDYMNSVYRVVLSSPVMPDLIVDYNMSKRIFSIVHQDEVLGISSKPKDNDIREWVNDVSDSYLCERKEVISHDGTLIPLTILYSRGAHNTGQSPGVIHGYGSYGEVLDKSWCAERLSLLDRGWVVAFADVRGGGGDPSWHKNGSGFNKLNSIIDFISCRDYLIKEGYVCKNKLGGVGHSAGGLLVAAAINMRPQLFRAAILKVPFLDICNTLLDPSLPLTVLDYEEFGNPQIKSYFDSIMKYSPYDNISTNKGMCYPAMLVTSSFHDSRVGVWEAAKYVSRIRENTCFSCSRSVILKTNMSGGHFGEGGRSGQCEELAYEYAFLMKVMV, encoded by the exons ATGGCTTCCTTCTTGAAATCATTCAAAAAACCCAACAGATCACTCTCAATAATTCACCCTATTAACAAAAGACACACCTACTTTTTATCATCACTCTGCCACAAAACAAATCCACCATTATCATCACCAAAATCACCACCGGTAGCTAAAAAGGTACCATTTAAAATTACCACTCATGGGGTATCTAGGGAAGATCCATATCACTGGATGTCAAATACCCATGACCCGGATTTCATTAGTTACATTCAAAGTGAAAATAATTACACAGAAGCTTTTATGGCGGATACACACAACCTGCAACGCACTCTGTTTACTGAAATGATTAACAGAATACCTGATAAAATTTCCACCCCACCTGAAGTTTGGGGTCCctg GTTGTATTATCAGTATATACCGGAGAAGAAAGAATACCCTGTGTTATGTCGTAAGTTGGCAGTTACAAGTTCAAATTGGGTAAAACATATGATCAATAATGCAACAAGAGGATTTGTTAGTGAAGAAATATTGCTTGATTGGAATGAAATTGCGGACGAATATG GGTATGTTCATGTGGGTAGCTGTAGAATATCACCAGACCATCGTTTTCTCGCGTACACTATCGACGTAACTGGTGACGAACGATTTATTCTACAAGTTAAGAATCTTGAACGTGGGACCATTATTCCAACGTTAAGAGTCGAAGACGTTGTTAGTTTGGCGTGGGCCCAAGATAGTTGTACATTATTTTATACCGTTTGTGATCAGAGCCAACGACCATATAG GGTACAATATATAACATTCGGCTCGAATCCCGTTAGTGATGTCATTGTATATACCGAAAAAGATTCTAGCTTTTGTGTCGACATTACAAGTACAAAGGATGGGAAATTTATATCGGTGAATTCAAACTCGAGGACTTCATCAGAGG TGTATGTAATAGATGCAAATAACCCAAAAGACGGGTTGCGAAAGATTCACGATTGTGTTTCGGGTGTACAATTATTCTTGGAACATCATAAAGGATTGTTCTATATCCTAACAAATGCACCTTTGGCATGTGAAAAGGAGTTATTAGTTGGAAAATATTACTTAGCTCGTTGTTGTGTTGACGATGTACAGTCAACTAGTTGGCAG AAACTAATTGTACCAACTGACGATGCTAGCATACAAGACATGGACGTTTTCGATGAGCATCTTGTACTTTACATCAACAGAAAGGATTCGTCTATAATTTGTTCCATCAAAATGCCGATTCAATCTAACAATGAG ATGAATAAGGAGATTGATGATCTTGATCCATGGTATTTTCCTATGCCATCGAACCCATGTAACATTGTTCCGGGTTCGAATCACGACTATATGAACTCCGTATATCGAGTCGTACTTTCATCTCCCGTG ATGCCTGATTTAATAGTTGATTATAACATGTCAAAAAGAATATTTTCTATTGTGCATCAAGATGAGGTATTGGGCATTTCTTCCAAACCTAAAGACAACGACATACGTGAATGGGTAAACGATGTTTCGGATTCGTATTTATGTGAAAGAAAAGAAGTAATTTCCCATGATGGCACACTCATTCCTCTAACAATCTTGTATTCTCGCGGAGCCCACAATACGGGTCAATCGCCTGGGGTCATACACGGGTATGGATCGTACGGCGAGGTTTTGGACAAAAGTTGGTGCGCTGAGCGACTGAGTTTACTTGATCGAGGTTGGGTCGTTGCATTTGCTGATGTTAG AGGCGGTGGTGGTGATCCATCATGGCATAAAAATGGGAGTGGATTCAACAAATTAAACTCCATAATTGATTTTATTTCATGCAGAGACTATCTGATTAAAGAAGGTTACGTGTGTAAAAACAAACTTGGTGGTGTTGGGCATAGTGCAGGTGGTCTTCTTGTTGCTGCAGCCATTAATATGCGTCCTCAATTATTCAGAGCTGCAATCTTGAAG GTTCCGTTTCTGGATATCTGCAATACATTATTGGATCCAAGCTTGCCGCTAACAGTATTAGACTATGAAGAATTTGGAAATCCTCAGATAAAATCATATTTTGATTCAATTATGAAATATTCTCCGTACGATAATATATCTACTAATAAAGGAATGTGCTATCCTGCAATGCTCGTGACATCATCTTTTCATGACTCAAG AGTTGGAGTATGGGAAGCTGCCAAATATGTGTCGAGAATACGCGAAAACACGTGTTTTAGTTGTTCTCGTTCAGTGATTTTGAAGACGAATATGAGTGGGGGCCATTTTGGTGAAGGCGGACGTTCTGGACAGTGTGAAGAACTCGCCTATGAATACGCTTTCTTAATGAAAGTTATGGTGTAG
- the LOC139861295 gene encoding uncharacterized protein isoform X2 — MASFLKSFKKPNRSLSIIHPINKRHTYFLSSLCHKTNPPLSSPKSPPVAKKVPFKITTHGVSREDPYHWMSNTHDPDFISYIQSENNYTEAFMADTHNLQRTLFTEMINRIPDKISTPPEVWGPWLYYQYIPEKKEYPVLCRKLAVTSSNWVKHMINNATRGFVSEEILLDWNEIADEYGYVHVGSCRISPDHRFLAYTIDVTGDERFILQVKNLERGTIIPTLRVEDVVSLAWAQDSCTLFYTVCDQSQRPYRVQYITFGSNPVSDVIVYTEKDSSFCVDITSTKDGKFISVNSNSRTSSEEGTNLYHIIKVYVIDANNPKDGLRKIHDCVSGVQLFLEHHKGLFYILTNAPLACEKELLVGKYYLARCCVDDVQSTSWQKLIVPTDDASIQDMDVFDEHLVLYINRKDSSIICSIKMPIQSNNEMNKEIDDLDPWYFPMPSNPCNIVPGSNHDYMNSVYRVVLSSPVMPDLIVDYNMSKRIFSIVHQDEVLGISSKPKDNDIREWVNDVSDSYLCERKEVISHDGTLIPLTILYSRGAHNTGQSPGVIHGYGSYGEVLDKSWCAERLSLLDRGWVVAFADVRGGGGDPSWHKNGSGFNKLNSIIDFISCRDYLIKEGYVCKNKLGGVGHSAGGLLVAAAINMRPQLFRAAILKVPFLDICNTLLDPSLPLTVLDYEEFGNPQIKSYFDSIMKYSPYDNISTNKGMCYPAMLVTSSFHDSRVGVWEAAKYVSRIRENTCFSCSRSVILKTNMSGGHFGEGGRSGQCEELAYEYAFLMKVMV, encoded by the exons ATGGCTTCCTTCTTGAAATCATTCAAAAAACCCAACAGATCACTCTCAATAATTCACCCTATTAACAAAAGACACACCTACTTTTTATCATCACTCTGCCACAAAACAAATCCACCATTATCATCACCAAAATCACCACCGGTAGCTAAAAAGGTACCATTTAAAATTACCACTCATGGGGTATCTAGGGAAGATCCATATCACTGGATGTCAAATACCCATGACCCGGATTTCATTAGTTACATTCAAAGTGAAAATAATTACACAGAAGCTTTTATGGCGGATACACACAACCTGCAACGCACTCTGTTTACTGAAATGATTAACAGAATACCTGATAAAATTTCCACCCCACCTGAAGTTTGGGGTCCctg GTTGTATTATCAGTATATACCGGAGAAGAAAGAATACCCTGTGTTATGTCGTAAGTTGGCAGTTACAAGTTCAAATTGGGTAAAACATATGATCAATAATGCAACAAGAGGATTTGTTAGTGAAGAAATATTGCTTGATTGGAATGAAATTGCGGACGAATATG GGTATGTTCATGTGGGTAGCTGTAGAATATCACCAGACCATCGTTTTCTCGCGTACACTATCGACGTAACTGGTGACGAACGATTTATTCTACAAGTTAAGAATCTTGAACGTGGGACCATTATTCCAACGTTAAGAGTCGAAGACGTTGTTAGTTTGGCGTGGGCCCAAGATAGTTGTACATTATTTTATACCGTTTGTGATCAGAGCCAACGACCATATAG GGTACAATATATAACATTCGGCTCGAATCCCGTTAGTGATGTCATTGTATATACCGAAAAAGATTCTAGCTTTTGTGTCGACATTACAAGTACAAAGGATGGGAAATTTATATCGGTGAATTCAAACTCGAGGACTTCATCAGAGGAAGGAACTAATCTATATCACATTATTA AGGTGTATGTAATAGATGCAAATAACCCAAAAGACGGGTTGCGAAAGATTCACGATTGTGTTTCGGGTGTACAATTATTCTTGGAACATCATAAAGGATTGTTCTATATCCTAACAAATGCACCTTTGGCATGTGAAAAGGAGTTATTAGTTGGAAAATATTACTTAGCTCGTTGTTGTGTTGACGATGTACAGTCAACTAGTTGGCAG AAACTAATTGTACCAACTGACGATGCTAGCATACAAGACATGGACGTTTTCGATGAGCATCTTGTACTTTACATCAACAGAAAGGATTCGTCTATAATTTGTTCCATCAAAATGCCGATTCAATCTAACAATGAG ATGAATAAGGAGATTGATGATCTTGATCCATGGTATTTTCCTATGCCATCGAACCCATGTAACATTGTTCCGGGTTCGAATCACGACTATATGAACTCCGTATATCGAGTCGTACTTTCATCTCCCGTG ATGCCTGATTTAATAGTTGATTATAACATGTCAAAAAGAATATTTTCTATTGTGCATCAAGATGAGGTATTGGGCATTTCTTCCAAACCTAAAGACAACGACATACGTGAATGGGTAAACGATGTTTCGGATTCGTATTTATGTGAAAGAAAAGAAGTAATTTCCCATGATGGCACACTCATTCCTCTAACAATCTTGTATTCTCGCGGAGCCCACAATACGGGTCAATCGCCTGGGGTCATACACGGGTATGGATCGTACGGCGAGGTTTTGGACAAAAGTTGGTGCGCTGAGCGACTGAGTTTACTTGATCGAGGTTGGGTCGTTGCATTTGCTGATGTTAG AGGCGGTGGTGGTGATCCATCATGGCATAAAAATGGGAGTGGATTCAACAAATTAAACTCCATAATTGATTTTATTTCATGCAGAGACTATCTGATTAAAGAAGGTTACGTGTGTAAAAACAAACTTGGTGGTGTTGGGCATAGTGCAGGTGGTCTTCTTGTTGCTGCAGCCATTAATATGCGTCCTCAATTATTCAGAGCTGCAATCTTGAAG GTTCCGTTTCTGGATATCTGCAATACATTATTGGATCCAAGCTTGCCGCTAACAGTATTAGACTATGAAGAATTTGGAAATCCTCAGATAAAATCATATTTTGATTCAATTATGAAATATTCTCCGTACGATAATATATCTACTAATAAAGGAATGTGCTATCCTGCAATGCTCGTGACATCATCTTTTCATGACTCAAG AGTTGGAGTATGGGAAGCTGCCAAATATGTGTCGAGAATACGCGAAAACACGTGTTTTAGTTGTTCTCGTTCAGTGATTTTGAAGACGAATATGAGTGGGGGCCATTTTGGTGAAGGCGGACGTTCTGGACAGTGTGAAGAACTCGCCTATGAATACGCTTTCTTAATGAAAGTTATGGTGTAG